Proteins encoded within one genomic window of Micromonospora halotolerans:
- a CDS encoding enoyl-CoA hydratase/isomerase family protein: protein MTEPLLVDRTDAVVTLTLNRPTAMNSLDVALKEALRETLAELEADRSCRAVVLAGAGGSFSAGQDLREHVQTLEAADADPLGTVRAHYNPIAARLANLPKPVIAAVRGMAAGAGASLAFLADFRIGGPKTRFLMAFAGVGLAADTGASWTLPRLVGHAKAVELLMLAEPVGAEDACRLGLLTRLVDDDEQVLPAAQELAARLAAGPTVAYGAIKRQLSIADAGTLADALAAEAQAQAICGATADHRSATMAFVNKQKPVFEGR, encoded by the coding sequence GTGACCGAGCCGCTGCTCGTCGACCGCACCGACGCCGTCGTCACCCTGACGTTGAACCGCCCGACGGCGATGAACTCGCTCGACGTGGCGCTCAAGGAGGCGCTGCGGGAGACCCTGGCCGAGCTGGAGGCCGACCGGTCCTGCCGGGCGGTCGTGCTGGCCGGCGCGGGCGGCTCGTTCAGCGCCGGGCAGGACCTGCGGGAGCACGTGCAGACGCTGGAGGCCGCCGACGCCGACCCGCTCGGCACCGTGCGGGCCCACTACAACCCGATCGCCGCCCGGCTGGCCAACCTGCCCAAGCCGGTGATCGCCGCGGTCCGGGGCATGGCCGCCGGGGCCGGCGCCTCGCTGGCGTTCCTCGCCGACTTCCGCATCGGCGGCCCGAAGACCCGGTTCCTGATGGCCTTCGCCGGGGTCGGGCTGGCCGCCGACACCGGCGCCTCCTGGACGCTGCCCCGGCTGGTCGGCCACGCCAAGGCGGTCGAGCTGCTGATGCTCGCCGAGCCGGTGGGGGCCGAGGACGCCTGCCGGCTGGGCCTGCTCACCCGGCTCGTCGACGACGACGAGCAGGTGCTCCCGGCCGCGCAGGAGCTGGCCGCCCGGCTCGCCGCCGGCCCGACCGTCGCGTACGGGGCGATCAAGCGCCAGCTCTCCATCGCCGACGCCGGCACCCTGGCCGACGCGCTGGCCGCCGAGGCCCAGGCCCAGGCGATCTGCGGCGCCACCGCCGACCACCGGTCCGCCACCATGGCGTTCGTGAACAAGCAGAAGCCGGTCTTCGAGGGCCGCTGA
- a CDS encoding DNA-3-methyladenine glycosylase I has protein sequence MTDLVTGADGLPRCAWGASTPDYAVYHDEEWGRPLRGDDALYERLTLEAFQSGLSWLTILRKRPAFRLAFDEFRIEKVAGYGEADVARLLADAGIVRNRAKVEAAIANARAALALPDGLSALLWSYAPPPRAARPRSFAEVPALTPESTAMAKALKKSGFRFVGPTTAYALMQATGMVDDHLANCHVAGDRPGA, from the coding sequence GGGCTGCCCCGCTGCGCCTGGGGGGCGAGCACCCCGGACTACGCCGTCTACCACGACGAGGAGTGGGGCCGGCCGCTGCGCGGCGACGACGCGCTCTACGAGCGCCTGACGCTGGAGGCGTTCCAGTCCGGTCTGTCCTGGCTGACCATCCTGCGCAAGCGGCCCGCGTTCCGCCTGGCCTTCGACGAGTTCCGCATCGAGAAGGTGGCCGGCTACGGCGAGGCCGACGTGGCCCGGCTGCTGGCCGACGCGGGGATCGTGCGCAACCGGGCCAAGGTCGAGGCGGCCATCGCCAACGCCCGGGCCGCCCTGGCCCTGCCCGACGGGCTCTCCGCGCTGCTCTGGTCCTACGCGCCGCCGCCCCGGGCGGCCCGGCCGCGGTCGTTCGCCGAGGTGCCGGCGCTCACCCCGGAGTCGACCGCGATGGCCAAGGCGCTCAAGAAGAGCGGCTTCCGCTTCGTCGGCCCGACCACGGCCTACGCGCTGATGCAGGCCACCGGCATGGTCGACGACCACCTGGCCAACTGCCACGTGGCCGGCGACCGACCGGGGGCCTGA
- a CDS encoding DUF3117 domain-containing protein, producing the protein MAAMKPRTGDGPLEVTKEGRGIVMRVPLEGGGRLVVEMTPDEATALGDALKAAAG; encoded by the coding sequence ATGGCGGCGATGAAGCCGCGGACGGGCGACGGTCCGCTGGAGGTCACCAAGGAGGGCCGGGGCATCGTCATGCGGGTCCCGCTGGAGGGTGGTGGCCGGCTCGTCGTCGAGATGACTCCCGACGAGGCCACCGCGCTGGGTGACGCGCTGAAGGCGGCTGCCGGCTGA
- a CDS encoding PaaX family transcriptional regulator: protein MQARSALFDLYGDHLRARGGRAPVAALVKLLAPLGIAPPAVRTAVSRMVRQGWLEPLRLASGPGYSITTKAARRLDEAGARIYRTGRHAWDGRFDLLVLDAPASRRDRQRLAANLSFLGYGTLDDCTWVATRPGEDVDVLLAEAGVRFERFTAAHTSGTPGAMGVVRRAWDLAEIGRAYERFVAEQKPLLSGVTVRSSDEEAYAARFRLVHAWRTFLFRDPQLPPALLPERWPGSSAASFFDRHAARLRPAADRYVEQCLDASNRLARQKGR, encoded by the coding sequence ATGCAGGCACGGTCGGCACTCTTCGACCTGTACGGCGACCACCTCCGGGCGAGGGGTGGCCGCGCACCGGTCGCCGCCCTGGTCAAGCTGCTGGCACCGCTCGGGATCGCCCCGCCGGCGGTCCGCACCGCGGTCTCCCGGATGGTCCGACAGGGCTGGCTCGAACCGCTCCGGCTCGCCTCCGGGCCCGGATATTCGATCACAACAAAGGCGGCCCGCAGACTCGATGAGGCGGGCGCCCGGATCTACCGCACGGGGCGGCACGCCTGGGACGGGCGGTTCGACCTCCTGGTGCTGGACGCGCCCGCGTCCCGCCGGGACCGGCAGCGGCTCGCCGCCAACCTGTCCTTCCTCGGCTACGGCACGCTGGACGACTGCACCTGGGTGGCGACCCGCCCGGGCGAGGACGTCGACGTCCTGCTCGCCGAGGCCGGGGTGCGTTTCGAACGGTTCACCGCCGCGCACACCTCCGGCACCCCCGGCGCCATGGGCGTGGTCCGGCGCGCCTGGGACCTGGCCGAGATCGGCCGCGCGTACGAGCGGTTCGTCGCCGAGCAGAAGCCGTTGCTCAGCGGCGTGACCGTGCGCAGCAGCGACGAGGAGGCGTACGCGGCCCGGTTCCGGCTCGTGCACGCGTGGCGTACCTTCCTGTTCCGGGACCCGCAGCTGCCACCGGCGCTGCTCCCCGAGCGCTGGCCGGGCAGCAGCGCCGCCAGTTTCTTCGACCGGCACGCGGCCCGGCTCCGGCCGGCCGCCGACCGGTACGTCGAGCAGTGCCTCGACGCCAGCAATCGCCTCGCCCGACAGAAGGGTCGTTAG